In Burkholderia sp. GAS332, one DNA window encodes the following:
- a CDS encoding formate dehydrogenase gamma subunit — MDDSIAIAPDQLVQRHAQPGMSLLAVLHAIQDELGYVPPDTVAPLARAMNLSRAEVHGVITYYHHFRTQPAAPVTVQLCRAEACRSMGTEALAQHIETHTGCRFDAEHRHGATVELESVYCLGQCALSPAMMVNGTLHARVTPQKFDALFAAASKCVEVAA; from the coding sequence TTGGACGATTCCATCGCCATCGCGCCGGACCAGCTCGTGCAGCGTCACGCGCAGCCGGGCATGTCGCTGCTAGCTGTACTGCACGCCATTCAGGACGAACTCGGCTACGTGCCGCCCGACACGGTTGCGCCTCTCGCGCGTGCCATGAACCTGTCGCGCGCGGAAGTGCACGGCGTCATCACCTACTACCACCACTTCCGCACGCAGCCCGCGGCGCCCGTCACGGTGCAACTGTGCCGCGCCGAAGCATGCCGCAGCATGGGCACCGAGGCGCTCGCGCAGCATATCGAGACCCACACTGGCTGCCGTTTTGATGCGGAGCATCGGCATGGCGCGACGGTCGAGCTGGAATCGGTGTATTGCCTCGGCCAATGCGCGCTATCCCCGGCGATGATGGTCAACGGCACCTTGCACGCCAGGGTCACGCCGCAAAAGTTCGACGCGTTGTTTGCAGCCGCCAGCAAATGCGTGGAGGTCGCAGCATGA
- a CDS encoding formate dehydrogenase beta subunit has translation MTRIYVPRDSSALALGADALAQAIEAEAARRGMAIELVRNGSRGLLWLEPLVEVATAEGRVGYANVEETDVAALFDAGFIKGGEHARRVGVVDDIPYLKKQQRLTFARIGITDPLSVDDYVAHGGLEGLRNALQTDGDAACEALIESGLRGRGGAAFPAGIKWRTVRGAKAAQKYIVCNADEGDSGTFSDRLVMESDPYVLIEGMIIAGIVTGATVGYIYVRSEYPHSIATLEAAIAKARAAGWLGDSVLGSAAHRFDLFVAKGAGAYVCGEETALLESLEGKRGIVRAKPPVPALVGLYGQPTVINNVITLATVPIIFARGAAFYKDFGMGRSRGTLPFQLAGNVKQGGLVELAFGVTLRELLFDYGGGTASGRPARAVQVGGPLGTYLPESQWDIPMDYEAYAAVGAVVGHGGIVVHDDTSNLAELAQYAMHFCALESCGKCTPCRIGSTRGVEVIGRIRNGDTSTKQVQLLRDLCDTMVSGSLCAMGGMTPFPVLSALDHFPEDFGLANVHDHAPKAAAA, from the coding sequence ATGACGCGCATCTACGTTCCCCGTGATTCATCAGCATTGGCGCTTGGCGCCGATGCACTGGCTCAAGCGATCGAAGCTGAAGCCGCACGTCGCGGTATGGCGATCGAACTGGTTCGCAACGGTTCGCGCGGCCTGCTATGGCTCGAGCCGCTCGTCGAAGTAGCGACGGCTGAGGGCCGCGTCGGCTATGCGAACGTCGAAGAGACTGACGTTGCAGCGCTGTTCGACGCCGGCTTTATCAAAGGCGGCGAGCACGCACGCCGTGTCGGCGTGGTCGATGACATACCGTATCTGAAGAAGCAGCAGCGCCTGACCTTCGCACGCATCGGCATCACCGATCCGCTTTCCGTCGACGACTACGTCGCCCACGGTGGCCTCGAAGGCTTGCGCAACGCGCTGCAAACAGACGGCGATGCCGCCTGTGAAGCGCTGATCGAATCCGGCCTGCGCGGCCGCGGCGGCGCAGCCTTCCCCGCCGGCATCAAATGGCGCACGGTACGCGGCGCCAAAGCGGCGCAGAAATACATCGTCTGCAATGCGGACGAAGGCGACTCCGGCACTTTCTCTGACCGTCTGGTGATGGAAAGCGACCCGTACGTGCTGATCGAAGGGATGATTATCGCGGGCATCGTGACCGGCGCGACGGTCGGCTATATCTACGTGCGCAGCGAATATCCGCACTCGATTGCGACGCTCGAAGCCGCCATCGCCAAGGCGCGCGCCGCCGGCTGGCTCGGCGACAGCGTGCTCGGCTCGGCGGCGCATCGCTTCGACCTGTTCGTGGCGAAGGGCGCAGGCGCTTATGTGTGCGGCGAGGAAACCGCGCTGCTCGAATCGCTCGAAGGCAAACGCGGCATTGTGCGCGCGAAGCCACCGGTACCGGCGTTGGTCGGCCTCTACGGCCAGCCGACGGTGATCAACAACGTCATCACACTCGCGACGGTGCCGATCATCTTCGCGCGCGGTGCGGCGTTCTACAAAGACTTTGGCATGGGTCGTTCGCGCGGCACGCTGCCGTTCCAGCTCGCCGGCAATGTGAAGCAAGGCGGTCTGGTCGAGCTGGCATTCGGCGTCACGCTGCGCGAGCTGCTATTCGACTACGGTGGCGGCACGGCAAGTGGCAGACCCGCGCGCGCGGTGCAGGTCGGCGGCCCGCTCGGCACCTATCTGCCGGAAAGCCAGTGGGACATCCCCATGGACTACGAGGCGTACGCGGCAGTCGGCGCGGTGGTCGGCCACGGCGGCATCGTCGTGCACGACGACACGTCGAATCTCGCCGAGCTCGCGCAATACGCGATGCACTTCTGCGCGCTCGAATCGTGCGGCAAATGCACGCCCTGCCGGATCGGCTCGACGCGCGGTGTCGAAGTGATCGGACGGATCCGCAACGGCGACACCTCCACAAAGCAAGTGCAGTTGTTGCGCGATCTGTGCGACACGATGGTGTCCGGTTCGCTCTGCGCGATGGGCGGCATGACGCCGTTCCCGGTGCTGTCCGCGCTCGACCATTTCCCCGAAGACTTCGGTCTCGCCAACGTGCACGACCACGCGCCCAAAGCGGCTGCGGCCTGA
- a CDS encoding PAAR motif-containing protein: MRKAAVRHGDPTTTRGFVMAYSSTIHDDGKKVALSGDEATCGNCKGVFKILGTGQGMFEKSRGVVVDGDQVLCPCKKNRVIVGNNPGIFLTITEGSGRVTNAAGASTVAAAASPAQTIDEATHTGWCLVWDRVTGESLANREFVADVGGVRQYGKTDGQGYAKIETNGEQAFNIHVVFSSPKRILKPRQGN, from the coding sequence ATGCGTAAGGCAGCGGTGCGGCATGGCGACCCGACGACGACGCGCGGTTTTGTCATGGCTTATTCGTCCACGATTCACGACGACGGTAAAAAGGTCGCACTGAGTGGCGACGAAGCAACCTGCGGCAACTGCAAGGGCGTATTCAAGATACTCGGTACCGGTCAGGGAATGTTCGAAAAGTCGCGGGGCGTTGTTGTTGACGGTGATCAGGTGCTGTGCCCGTGTAAGAAGAACAGGGTGATCGTCGGCAATAACCCCGGAATCTTTCTCACGATCACTGAAGGCTCAGGACGCGTGACCAACGCGGCAGGCGCGAGCACCGTTGCCGCCGCAGCATCCCCAGCGCAGACCATAGATGAAGCGACGCATACCGGCTGGTGCTTGGTGTGGGACCGTGTTACGGGCGAGTCGCTGGCCAATAGGGAGTTTGTTGCCGATGTCGGAGGCGTAAGACAGTACGGAAAGACGGATGGACAGGGCTACGCGAAGATCGAGACCAACGGCGAGCAAGCGTTCAACATCCATGTCGTATTTTCGTCGCCGAAGCGCATCCTGAAACCCCGTCAAGGAAATTAG
- a CDS encoding formate dehydrogenase alpha subunit: protein MSDMLNSPSGAPQEVPLGGGCGSGNCACKSQAQAQQRAPRSFFDDTDYGTPERHADVDVTLEIDGQAVTVPAGTSVMRAAVEAGVNVPKLCATDSLEPFGSCRLCLVEIEGKRGYPASCTTPVEAGMKVRTQTDRLQSLRRNVMELYISDHPLDCLTCPANGDCELQDMAGVTGLREVRYGFDGANHLKDKKDESNPYFTYDPSKCIVCNRCVRACEETQGTFALTIAGRGFESRVAASENQPFMESECVSCGACVAACPTATLQEKTVIMLGQAEHSVVTTCAYCGVGCSFKAEMKGNQVVRMVPHKNGQANEGHACVKGRFAWGYATHKDRITKPMIRAKITDPWREVSWEEALSYAASEFRRIQAKYGRDSIGGITSSRCTNEETYLVQKLVRAAFGNNNVDTCARVCHSPTGYGLKTTLGESAGTQTFASVDKADVIMVIGANPTDGHPVFGSRMKRRIREGAKLIVVDPRRIDIVDTPHVKASHHLQLRPGTNVAVVNALAHVIVTEGLLNEAFIAERCETRAFEQWRAFVALPENAPEATEELTGVPAASIREAARIYATGGNAAIYYGLGVTEHAQGSTMVMGIANLAMATGNIGREGVGVNPLRGQNNVQGSCDMGSFPHELPGYRHISDSITRALFEEAWNVTLQPEPGLRIPNMFDAAVHGTFKGLYCQGEDIVQSDPNTHHVSAALSSMECIVVQDIFLNETAKYAHVLLPGSSFLEKDGTFTNAERRISRVRKVMPPVPGYADWEVTVMLARALGYDMDYAHPSQIMDEIARLTPTFHGVSYRKLDELGSIQWPCNEDAPDGTPTMHIDTFVRGKGKFVITKFIATPEKVTRKFPLLLTTGRILSQYNVGAQTRRTENSRWHDEDRLELHPHDAEERGIKNDDWVGIESRAGQTVLRAKVTERMQPGVVYTTFHFPESGANVITTDSSDWATNCPEYKVTAVQVMPVEQPSQWQQDYSRFNTEQLDLLKQRELANATSGK, encoded by the coding sequence ATGTCCGATATGCTCAACTCCCCCTCTGGCGCCCCGCAGGAAGTCCCCTTGGGGGGCGGCTGCGGCTCCGGAAACTGCGCGTGCAAATCGCAAGCCCAGGCGCAACAGCGTGCGCCTCGTTCGTTTTTCGACGACACCGACTACGGCACACCAGAGCGCCATGCCGATGTCGACGTCACACTGGAAATCGACGGCCAGGCGGTGACGGTTCCGGCCGGCACGTCCGTGATGCGCGCCGCCGTCGAAGCCGGCGTCAACGTGCCGAAACTCTGCGCGACCGATTCGCTCGAGCCGTTCGGCTCATGCCGTTTGTGTCTGGTCGAGATCGAAGGCAAGCGCGGCTACCCCGCTTCGTGCACGACGCCGGTCGAAGCCGGTATGAAAGTGCGCACGCAAACCGATCGTCTGCAGTCGCTGCGCCGTAACGTGATGGAGTTGTACATCTCCGATCACCCGCTCGACTGCCTGACCTGCCCCGCCAACGGCGACTGCGAATTGCAGGACATGGCAGGCGTCACCGGCCTGCGCGAAGTGCGCTACGGCTTCGATGGCGCGAACCATCTGAAGGACAAGAAAGACGAATCGAATCCGTATTTCACGTACGACCCGTCGAAGTGCATCGTCTGCAATCGCTGCGTGCGCGCGTGCGAGGAAACGCAAGGCACGTTTGCGCTGACCATCGCCGGGCGCGGTTTCGAATCGCGCGTCGCCGCAAGCGAAAACCAGCCGTTCATGGAATCGGAATGCGTGTCGTGCGGCGCATGCGTCGCCGCGTGCCCGACGGCGACCTTGCAGGAGAAGACCGTCATCATGCTCGGCCAGGCTGAGCATTCGGTCGTCACCACATGCGCTTATTGCGGCGTCGGTTGCTCGTTCAAGGCGGAGATGAAGGGCAACCAGGTCGTGCGGATGGTGCCGCACAAGAACGGCCAGGCGAACGAAGGTCACGCGTGCGTGAAGGGCCGCTTCGCATGGGGCTACGCAACGCACAAGGACCGCATCACCAAGCCGATGATCCGCGCGAAGATCACCGATCCGTGGCGCGAAGTCAGCTGGGAAGAAGCACTCAGTTATGCGGCGTCGGAATTCCGCCGCATTCAGGCGAAGTATGGCCGCGATTCGATCGGCGGCATTACGTCGTCGCGCTGCACGAACGAAGAAACGTATCTCGTACAGAAGCTCGTGCGCGCCGCATTCGGCAACAACAACGTCGACACCTGCGCGCGCGTGTGCCACTCGCCGACCGGCTACGGCCTGAAGACCACGCTGGGCGAATCGGCCGGCACGCAAACCTTCGCATCGGTCGACAAAGCCGACGTGATCATGGTGATCGGCGCGAATCCGACCGACGGCCACCCGGTGTTCGGTTCGCGAATGAAGCGCCGCATCCGTGAGGGCGCGAAGCTGATCGTCGTCGACCCGCGCCGCATCGATATTGTCGATACGCCGCACGTGAAGGCGTCGCATCATTTGCAATTGCGTCCGGGCACCAATGTGGCGGTGGTCAATGCGCTCGCACATGTGATCGTGACCGAAGGGCTGCTGAACGAAGCGTTCATCGCCGAGCGCTGCGAAACGCGTGCGTTCGAGCAATGGCGTGCGTTCGTCGCCCTGCCCGAAAATGCACCGGAAGCGACGGAGGAACTCACCGGCGTGCCCGCCGCTTCGATCCGCGAAGCCGCCCGCATCTATGCCACCGGGGGCAACGCCGCGATCTATTACGGCCTCGGCGTCACCGAACACGCGCAAGGCTCGACGATGGTGATGGGCATCGCGAATCTGGCAATGGCCACCGGCAACATCGGCCGCGAAGGCGTCGGCGTGAATCCGTTGCGCGGTCAGAACAACGTGCAGGGGTCGTGCGACATGGGCTCGTTCCCGCACGAACTGCCGGGCTATCGTCATATCAGCGATTCGATCACACGCGCGCTGTTCGAAGAAGCATGGAACGTGACGCTACAGCCCGAACCGGGCCTGCGCATCCCGAACATGTTCGACGCCGCCGTGCATGGCACGTTCAAGGGCCTGTACTGCCAGGGCGAAGATATCGTGCAGTCCGATCCGAACACGCATCACGTGTCGGCGGCGCTGTCGTCGATGGAATGCATCGTCGTGCAGGATATTTTCCTCAACGAGACCGCAAAGTACGCGCATGTGCTGCTGCCCGGATCGTCGTTCCTCGAAAAGGACGGCACCTTCACCAACGCGGAGCGCCGCATCTCGCGCGTGCGCAAGGTGATGCCGCCGGTGCCGGGTTACGCCGACTGGGAAGTCACCGTGATGCTCGCGCGCGCACTCGGTTATGACATGGACTACGCGCATCCGTCGCAAATCATGGACGAGATCGCGCGTCTCACGCCGACGTTCCACGGCGTGTCGTACAGGAAACTCGACGAACTCGGCAGCATCCAGTGGCCTTGCAACGAGGACGCGCCCGACGGTACGCCGACCATGCACATCGACACTTTTGTGCGCGGCAAGGGCAAGTTCGTGATTACGAAGTTCATCGCCACGCCTGAGAAGGTCACGCGCAAATTCCCGCTGCTGCTGACTACAGGCCGCATCCTGTCGCAGTACAACGTCGGCGCACAAACGCGCCGCACCGAAAATTCGCGCTGGCATGATGAAGACAGGCTGGAACTGCATCCGCACGATGCGGAAGAACGCGGCATCAAGAATGACGATTGGGTCGGCATCGAATCGCGCGCGGGACAAACCGTGTTGCGCGCGAAAGTGACTGAGCGGATGCAGCCGGGCGTCGTCTACACGACGTTCCACTTCCCCGAATCGGGCGCGAACGTGATCACCACCGATAGCTCGGACTGGGCGACGAACTGCCCCGAGTACAAGGTGACCGCGGTGCAGGTGATGCCAGTCGAACAGCCGTCGCAATGGCAGCAGGATTATTCGCGCTTCAACACGGAGCAGCTCGATCTGCTGAAGCAGCGTGAGCTGGCCAACGCAACGTCGGGTAAGTGA
- a CDS encoding 2-polyprenyl-6-methoxyphenol hydroxylase, with protein sequence MDVAAHDASPVLIVGAGPTGLAAAMSLARAHIPVRLIDKALQPNPYSRAIGIQARTLELFEQHRLIEPFLDLGHRARIANLFSNGMRLARLDFDPLRTRYPYLLFLDQSVTERVLTEHLATLGVTVERGVELMMFAQGSATIQVTLRRADGHTETLRPSYVIAADGAHSSIRHRLGLSFAGKTFEQTFLLADVHAETDWPDDEFHIFASGEGLVALFPMGHGRHRLIADHPLEPTTVPESATPAVLGEPSLNRVSPPSLAECEALITRRVRERVDVSELAWSSYFHLNSRMVERLRVGRIFLAGDAAHVHSPAGAQGMNTGIQEAFNLGWKLARVLKGAAPDRLLDTYHNERHPIERDVLRQTGFITQMAEADHGPLKLLRERVMPVLAALGPLRDAARMTISELSVQYRRSPLTLERLLDGGPRAGERAPDALVHVVDGPLGRAPGVGCIFDLHDPAFFSLFLLVPPLPVDETPLDPAAKHAPPPDPELERLAAEVERLLPGAVRIWRVTDTSGEGAPALSESYGRTRPSFYLVRPDGYISARGRTGSDLHGLLRHCEAWFTEGGVIPEQAASARHDA encoded by the coding sequence ATGGACGTCGCCGCTCACGATGCTTCGCCGGTGCTGATCGTCGGGGCGGGGCCGACTGGGCTCGCCGCGGCGATGAGTCTGGCGCGCGCCCACATTCCCGTGCGTCTGATCGACAAAGCGCTGCAACCGAATCCGTATTCGCGGGCCATCGGCATTCAGGCGCGCACGCTCGAACTGTTTGAACAGCACCGGCTGATCGAGCCGTTTCTCGACCTCGGTCATCGTGCGCGCATCGCCAATCTTTTTTCCAATGGCATGCGTCTCGCGCGTCTCGACTTCGATCCACTGCGCACGCGCTATCCGTATCTGCTGTTTCTCGATCAATCCGTAACCGAACGTGTGCTGACTGAGCATCTCGCCACGCTCGGCGTGACGGTCGAACGCGGCGTTGAACTGATGATGTTCGCGCAGGGTTCCGCCACCATTCAGGTGACGTTGCGTCGCGCGGACGGCCATACCGAGACCCTGCGCCCGTCGTACGTGATTGCTGCTGACGGAGCGCATAGCTCGATCCGTCACCGGCTCGGCTTGAGCTTTGCAGGCAAGACCTTCGAGCAGACGTTCCTGCTTGCGGATGTGCATGCCGAAACCGATTGGCCTGACGATGAATTTCATATCTTCGCGTCAGGCGAGGGTCTCGTCGCGCTGTTTCCGATGGGCCATGGCCGTCATCGTCTGATTGCGGATCATCCGCTCGAACCGACCACCGTCCCGGAGTCGGCCACGCCTGCGGTGCTCGGTGAACCGTCGCTCAACCGGGTCTCACCGCCGTCGCTGGCTGAATGCGAGGCGCTGATCACCCGGCGCGTACGGGAACGCGTCGACGTGTCAGAGCTCGCATGGTCGTCGTATTTCCATCTGAATAGCAGGATGGTGGAGAGGCTGCGCGTCGGCCGAATATTCCTCGCGGGGGATGCGGCCCACGTACACAGCCCGGCCGGCGCGCAAGGGATGAACACGGGCATTCAGGAAGCCTTCAATCTCGGCTGGAAGCTCGCGCGCGTTCTGAAAGGCGCGGCCCCTGACCGCCTGCTCGATACGTACCACAATGAACGGCATCCGATCGAGCGCGACGTGCTGCGGCAAACCGGCTTCATCACGCAGATGGCCGAGGCCGATCATGGCCCACTGAAGCTGCTACGCGAGCGCGTGATGCCGGTGCTGGCCGCACTCGGTCCGCTGCGCGACGCCGCGCGCATGACCATCAGCGAGTTGTCGGTCCAGTATCGGCGCAGTCCGCTGACGCTCGAGCGCTTGCTCGACGGCGGCCCGCGTGCCGGCGAGCGGGCGCCGGATGCACTGGTGCATGTGGTGGATGGACCGCTTGGCCGCGCACCGGGCGTGGGTTGCATTTTCGATCTGCACGATCCGGCGTTTTTCTCATTGTTCCTGCTGGTCCCGCCGCTGCCCGTCGACGAAACGCCGCTCGATCCGGCTGCCAAACATGCGCCGCCGCCTGACCCGGAGTTGGAGCGACTGGCTGCGGAAGTCGAAAGATTGTTGCCAGGCGCGGTACGCATCTGGCGCGTGACCGATACGAGCGGCGAGGGCGCCCCGGCGCTGTCCGAATCCTATGGCCGCACCAGGCCGTCGTTCTATCTGGTGCGGCCGGACGGTTACATCAGCGCGCGCGGGCGCACGGGTTCCGATCTGCACGGCTTGCTGCGGCATTGCGAAGCGTGGTTCACCGAGGGTGGTGTGATACCGGAGCAGGCGGCGTCAGCCCGTCACGATGCTTGA
- a CDS encoding transcriptional regulator of molybdate metabolism, LysR family gives MIRIECQAQLVVKGPDGREASLSDVVPLLALVDESGSIAQAATLKGLSYRHAWGLLRSIEERLGGPLIAKERGRGSVLSELGQAVLRAQRLCGERLDGNMQALASEVASELNRWLAPPADDARIHASHGYAVAALVTALVANDLPVDIKYRDSADAVSALARGECDLAGFHLPLGEFRAACADTYRRWLDPQRHVLVHLTRRKQGLFLGKGNPKGIDGLSDLARDDIRFVNRQPGSGTRMLLDLALRKIGVDPDRVNGYASTELTHSAIAAFVASGMADVGFGVEPAAHHFGLDFIPIVDEDYYFACDRARLERTPLATVIGLLRGAAFRQSVEQLEGYDPRDCGKLLDLEVGLGPTAL, from the coding sequence ATGATCAGAATCGAGTGTCAGGCGCAGCTGGTTGTGAAGGGCCCGGATGGCCGCGAGGCCAGCCTGTCGGACGTGGTGCCGCTGCTTGCGCTGGTGGATGAGTCCGGCAGCATCGCGCAGGCAGCGACGCTTAAGGGTTTGTCCTACCGTCACGCGTGGGGTTTGCTGCGCAGCATTGAGGAGCGTTTGGGTGGTCCGCTGATCGCGAAGGAGCGTGGGCGTGGCTCGGTGCTGTCCGAACTCGGGCAGGCCGTGTTGCGCGCGCAACGTCTGTGCGGCGAGCGGCTCGACGGCAACATGCAGGCGCTCGCGAGCGAAGTCGCCAGTGAACTGAACCGCTGGCTTGCGCCACCCGCCGACGACGCGCGGATCCACGCGTCGCACGGTTACGCCGTGGCGGCGTTGGTTACGGCGCTGGTCGCGAACGATCTGCCGGTCGATATCAAATACCGCGACAGCGCGGACGCGGTGAGCGCGCTCGCCCGCGGCGAATGTGATCTGGCCGGCTTCCACCTGCCGCTAGGCGAATTCCGCGCAGCATGCGCCGATACCTATCGGCGCTGGCTAGATCCGCAGCGTCACGTGCTCGTGCATCTGACGCGGCGCAAACAGGGCCTCTTTCTCGGCAAGGGCAATCCAAAGGGAATCGACGGCTTGAGCGACCTGGCGCGCGACGACATTCGCTTCGTCAATCGTCAACCCGGTTCCGGCACGCGTATGTTGCTCGATCTCGCACTACGAAAAATCGGGGTCGATCCGGACCGGGTCAACGGTTATGCGTCGACGGAACTCACGCATTCGGCGATTGCGGCGTTCGTGGCGAGCGGCATGGCGGATGTGGGTTTCGGCGTCGAACCGGCAGCGCATCACTTTGGGCTCGACTTCATTCCGATCGTCGACGAAGACTATTACTTCGCCTGCGACCGCGCCCGGCTGGAGCGCACGCCGCTCGCCACGGTGATCGGCTTGCTGCGCGGTGCCGCGTTTCGGCAGAGCGTCGAACAACTCGAGGGTTACGATCCGCGCGACTGCGGCAAGCTGCTTGATCTCGAAGTGGGGCTTGGCCCAACTGCGCTGTAA
- a CDS encoding N-acetylmuramoyl-L-alanine amidase produces MVGSSKDDAIFIKVDDRAATRQAIINHVRQNGMNFVERSDWAAHKNRSERMRDDWDYSKIAIHHAGRSFTCGPAALQMQEIQDMQMGRSAAASDDIGYHYALDCFGNVFEGRDIRFKGENVHNYNTGVIGVVLLENLAAPDEGRDGVAMVRKLFDAIGFNERPLVPEKQKQSLEAFIAILREFFYINTLGGHREFPGQLGEGKICPGNVGLTLVKELRKLTRLSAP; encoded by the coding sequence ATGGTTGGCAGCAGCAAAGACGATGCTATCTTCATCAAGGTTGACGATCGGGCTGCGACACGACAAGCGATCATCAACCACGTAAGACAAAATGGCATGAACTTTGTGGAACGATCAGACTGGGCTGCGCACAAGAATCGCTCGGAACGGATGCGGGACGACTGGGACTACAGCAAGATCGCCATCCATCATGCCGGACGTAGCTTCACGTGCGGCCCTGCCGCGCTTCAGATGCAGGAAATCCAGGACATGCAGATGGGACGGAGCGCAGCGGCGAGTGACGATATCGGCTATCACTATGCACTTGACTGTTTCGGGAATGTCTTCGAAGGCCGGGATATTCGGTTCAAGGGCGAGAATGTGCACAATTACAACACGGGGGTTATCGGTGTTGTGTTGCTAGAGAACCTGGCGGCCCCGGACGAAGGTCGTGATGGCGTCGCGATGGTCCGTAAGCTTTTCGATGCCATCGGCTTCAACGAGCGGCCGCTTGTGCCCGAAAAGCAGAAGCAATCGCTGGAAGCATTCATCGCCATTTTGCGAGAGTTCTTTTACATTAATACGCTTGGTGGTCACCGCGAGTTCCCTGGCCAATTGGGTGAGGGCAAGATTTGCCCAGGCAACGTTGGCTTGACGCTCGTCAAAGAACTGCGGAAATTGACTCGGCTGAGTGCACCATGA
- a CDS encoding formate dehydrogenase delta subunit: protein MDNQNLIDMANRIGDFFDSMPDREEALAGIADHIRRFWEPRMRRALLAALDEPDASGIEMSRIVREALVKHRDGLTPPAPVSHHPR from the coding sequence ATGGACAATCAGAATCTGATCGACATGGCGAACCGGATCGGTGACTTTTTCGATTCGATGCCGGACCGCGAAGAAGCGCTCGCCGGCATCGCCGATCATATCCGCCGCTTCTGGGAGCCGCGCATGCGACGCGCTTTGCTGGCCGCGCTCGATGAGCCGGATGCGAGCGGCATCGAGATGTCGCGCATCGTCAGGGAAGCGCTCGTCAAGCATCGTGACGGGCTGACGCCGCCTGCTCCGGTATCACACCACCCTCGGTGA
- a CDS encoding PAAR motif-containing protein produces MLEQQKNETTYLFATIGSRTERGGRVTKVTSKAEYRGMALARVGDVVTYDDGSEATIIDGAGFAAAWGDRPFALVGSHLSNGDMITETLQDGWGIKVRDGERIPGLFDPAYMLPQSAPRNGENTHA; encoded by the coding sequence ATGCTGGAACAGCAGAAAAACGAAACGACGTACCTTTTTGCGACCATCGGTTCGCGCACTGAACGCGGCGGGCGCGTCACCAAGGTGACGAGCAAAGCAGAATATCGGGGGATGGCACTGGCCCGCGTTGGCGATGTCGTCACCTACGACGACGGCAGTGAAGCGACCATCATCGACGGAGCGGGGTTTGCCGCTGCCTGGGGTGACAGGCCGTTTGCCTTGGTCGGCTCGCACCTGAGCAACGGCGACATGATCACGGAAACGTTACAGGACGGATGGGGTATCAAGGTTCGCGACGGAGAACGGATTCCCGGCCTGTTTGATCCAGCTTACATGCTGCCCCAGAGCGCTCCCAGGAACGGAGAAAACACCCATGCGTAA
- a CDS encoding Predicted lipoprotein with conserved Yx(FWY)xxD motif: protein MRKTLFCLSTLTLLALQQAAFAEAPKIADGRFVTADGMTLYTFDKDTTPGVSACTGGCMSNWPAAMASPSDKPSGDWTVIPSADGKQQWAYKGHPLYRYAADKQAGDMKGDGFKDMWHTAKP from the coding sequence ATGCGCAAGACACTCTTCTGCCTCTCCACGCTGACTCTCCTCGCACTGCAGCAGGCCGCTTTTGCCGAAGCCCCGAAGATCGCCGACGGCCGCTTCGTCACAGCGGACGGCATGACGCTCTATACCTTTGACAAAGACACCACACCCGGCGTGAGCGCCTGCACCGGCGGCTGCATGAGCAACTGGCCAGCGGCCATGGCGAGCCCGTCCGACAAGCCGTCAGGCGACTGGACGGTCATCCCTTCCGCCGACGGCAAACAGCAATGGGCGTACAAAGGCCATCCTCTATATCGCTACGCGGCGGACAAGCAGGCGGGAGACATGAAGGGAGATGGTTTCAAGGACATGTGGCACACGGCAAAGCCCTAA